ACCACCTGTGAGAAAGGCCATCTCACCGAAAAATTCTTTGGGGCCGAGCATAGCCACCTGGAGTTGCTTGCCTTGCAGGTCAGTAACAAACACCTTGGCCCGGCCGCGGAGAATAACATAGAGAGAACGGCCTGGGTCTCCCTCGCGCATAATGAGTTCACCAGAGTGAAACACATGGAGATTGGCTTCTTCCAACAGTTGATCCTGTTCGCTCTGTTCAAGGGGGGCAAACAAGGGTGTGGCCATGAGAACGTCTCTGAACCGCTGTGGTTCAGGACTCCGGCCCTCAGAGGCAGGTGGCAGAGTTTCATATTGACCGGTAGCCGCAAAGATCTCCAGGGTGTTGGTGAGTTGCTCTGATCCGCTGGGAACCTGCTGTTCTATGAGGCTGAAGACAGCATCTCCGATGGAGAATGTATCGCCTGCCTTCAACGTTCTCCTGGCCACGCGTTTGCCAGCGAACAAAACCCCGTTGATGCTGCCCAGATCCTCTACTACCCAGCCGCTTTCCTGAAAGCTGATCCTGGCGTGTGAACGTGAAACCTTGTGGTCTGCCAGGGTGATGGTGTTCTCCGGGCTGCGGCCTATTGTAACAGGACCCTCCAGGGGATAAATGCTCTTATGAAGCGGTCCCTTTTCCAGTGTCAGGTAATATCTCTTCATGCCAGTGACACACAGGATAAACTGGAGTCTGAAACACGGCACAGTTGCGGGAAGGAATCAGCTGTCCCTCTGCAGTATCCTGCACGCCGCTACAGAGGGAATAGTGTTCCAAGGCGCCGAGTGCAGAAGCTTCAAAACGAGTGCTTGCC
This genomic window from Deltaproteobacteria bacterium contains:
- a CDS encoding cyclic nucleotide-binding domain-containing protein — encoded protein: MKRYYLTLEKGPLHKSIYPLEGPVTIGRSPENTITLADHKVSRSHARISFQESGWVVEDLGSINGVLFAGKRVARRTLKAGDTFSIGDAVFSLIEQQVPSGSEQLTNTLEIFAATGQYETLPPASEGRSPEPQRFRDVLMATPLFAPLEQSEQDQLLEEANLHVFHSGELIMREGDPGRSLYVILRGRAKVFVTDLQGKQLQVAMLGPKEFFGEMAFLTGGPRMTSVMAVQETLLSEFSYTRLRKFILRYRQLKEMLVKYYQERLEDLNVKRAVAGIKERRRYPRLREQLPVALFVTSEEGKQATQIDVAFDATSIDISLTGMLIQAKGGELEKTLVLDSPVTLEINLPAPWGGILAPGVVRWLKPEADTWQVGIEFSQLPEIAARKLKDFIYG